In a single window of the Methanofollis ethanolicus genome:
- a CDS encoding DUF7847 domain-containing protein, with product MFGSLQEAFSLLIRVPLVWTTGIIMGAAFGIDLVLEFSGETFFAGKVLLFGLLVLPFFVAGALGAMHRKDGSLAAFLEEGKKGYFRVLLPAIVLAFAAAVTLLLLAAPVALFTGESAGGAITSAVMGVVLSFAFFAYFYDAAAVTEELGIFASIQRSAALVFTDLWNVLLFYAANIAAFIGMGFAALFLLTALLYDKLAPIVESGETFAFDAVNATATQAEFAAILGPDGIWATALVYALFIAVFVPFALAFKAAFYARHIREAEEEKVVGEYDEKGRWYRY from the coding sequence GTGTTCGGGTCATTGCAGGAGGCGTTCAGCCTCCTTATCAGGGTCCCCCTGGTCTGGACGACCGGGATCATCATGGGCGCGGCCTTCGGTATCGACCTCGTGCTGGAGTTCTCGGGGGAGACGTTCTTTGCCGGGAAGGTCCTCCTCTTCGGCCTCCTCGTCCTCCCCTTCTTTGTCGCGGGGGCCCTCGGGGCGATGCACAGGAAGGACGGGAGCCTCGCCGCCTTCCTCGAGGAAGGGAAGAAGGGCTACTTCAGGGTCCTCCTCCCGGCCATCGTCCTCGCCTTTGCGGCCGCCGTGACCCTCCTCCTCCTCGCCGCTCCGGTCGCCCTCTTCACCGGCGAGAGCGCAGGCGGGGCGATCACTTCAGCGGTCATGGGAGTGGTTCTCTCCTTTGCCTTTTTCGCGTACTTCTACGACGCCGCGGCGGTGACGGAAGAACTCGGCATCTTCGCCTCCATCCAGAGGAGCGCGGCCCTGGTCTTCACCGACCTCTGGAACGTGCTCCTCTTCTATGCGGCGAACATCGCGGCATTCATCGGCATGGGCTTTGCAGCGCTCTTCCTCCTGACAGCCCTGCTCTACGATAAACTCGCCCCGATCGTCGAGAGCGGCGAGACCTTCGCCTTCGACGCCGTCAATGCCACAGCGACCCAGGCAGAGTTCGCCGCCATCCTCGGGCCCGACGGGATCTGGGCGACCGCCCTCGTCTACGCCCTCTTCATCGCCGTCTTCGTCCCCTTCGCCCTCGCCTTCAAGGCCGCCTTCTATGCCCGGCACATCAGGGAGGCCGAGGAGGAGAAGGTCGTGGGCGAGTACGACGAGAAGGGCCGATGGTACAGGTACTGA
- a CDS encoding MerR family transcriptional regulator, translated as MPVDQIPIGTFSHLTRLSKKALHCYDQKGLLVPATKDLCSGYRYYAIAQIDRAVRIRALTGLGFSLDEVAVVLDARDRGEREVIAGLMQARRRAVREEIGRLRRVERVLSSADPLKELFKMSLTEWTIKEIAPLRVISTREKGAYGEVTGQMIERLCQEVASPENTNARVKVSGTVVSICYAGDNEGNDCDVETALPITGAVTVRDPTIEVRVLPGCRALSVLHRGPYENLPLAHREVREYLDAHDLSQNGPEREVYLNDPAEVAAEDLVTEIQYPVRD; from the coding sequence ATGCCAGTCGATCAGATCCCGATCGGGACATTCTCGCACCTGACCAGGCTGTCGAAGAAAGCGCTGCATTGTTATGACCAGAAGGGCCTCCTCGTGCCGGCGACAAAGGATCTCTGCTCGGGATACCGGTACTATGCGATCGCACAGATCGACCGGGCCGTCAGGATCCGCGCCCTTACCGGCCTCGGCTTCTCCCTGGACGAGGTGGCGGTCGTCCTCGACGCCCGGGACCGCGGGGAGAGGGAGGTCATCGCCGGGTTGATGCAGGCGCGGCGCCGTGCCGTGAGGGAGGAGATCGGTCGTCTGCGCAGGGTGGAGCGGGTGCTGTCGTCGGCAGACCCGCTGAAGGAGTTGTTTAAAATGTCACTCACAGAGTGGACAATCAAGGAGATCGCGCCCCTGCGCGTGATCTCGACGCGGGAGAAGGGAGCATATGGAGAGGTCACCGGCCAGATGATCGAGAGACTCTGTCAGGAGGTCGCATCCCCGGAGAACACGAACGCGAGGGTGAAGGTCTCGGGTACTGTCGTCTCGATCTGCTATGCCGGCGACAATGAGGGAAACGACTGCGACGTCGAAACGGCCCTCCCGATCACCGGGGCGGTGACGGTCAGGGATCCGACTATCGAGGTGCGCGTGCTGCCCGGGTGCCGCGCCCTCTCGGTGCTGCACCGGGGACCGTACGAGAATCTCCCCCTCGCCCACCGGGAGGTCAGGGAGTATCTCGACGCACATGACCTCAGCCAGAACGGCCCCGAGCGCGAGGTCTACCTCAACGACCCGGCAGAGGTCGCGGCAGAGGACCTCGTGACCGAGATCCAGTATCCTGTCCGGGACTGA
- a CDS encoding flippase produces the protein MVSQARSLSRIMGIDPVRRQSLISLASTVGLTMAGFVATMYFTHVLGKAAYGPYALFLAYYGIFNLIGDGGFGGAAVKRISAGSERNEYFTAFLVLRVLLLALSMTALLAIRPFIDALQGEGIVFWLVLALVIGVFTGVTGNGIYGEGKVGVNQSGGLLNSLVKILLQVVAVFFGYGVAGLVGGFVAGLFVGGLFNLRFLSLRPAWFTRRHLRNLSTFSFWIFLASSGVIIFSYADTILVGYFMTDADVSVYQIAFQFTAAAAFTTTALRTTLYPKISRWHADRHPAWIANSLSRAFTYSLLLAVPVAVGGWVLGDRLLYFFYGAGFAEGAAVLSILLLVQVVNVFMYLQTMTLSAIDRPRESFYATGTAAVVNVVLDLALIPILGIEGAAVATLVTMVVNATIARHYLSKQITVRLERGPVLHILLAAGAMALVLILYRTVIPLTNVFIALAAIALGGVVYGLVLMKADRSIHDELRDLVVQLGVPLPRWL, from the coding sequence GTGGTTTCTCAAGCCCGCTCCCTCTCCCGCATCATGGGCATCGACCCGGTCCGCCGGCAGAGTCTGATCAGTCTCGCCTCCACGGTCGGCCTCACCATGGCCGGTTTTGTTGCCACGATGTACTTTACCCATGTGCTCGGAAAGGCCGCATATGGCCCTTACGCTCTCTTTCTCGCGTACTATGGGATCTTCAATCTCATCGGCGACGGAGGGTTTGGCGGCGCGGCGGTCAAACGGATCTCAGCCGGGAGCGAACGGAACGAATACTTTACGGCCTTTCTCGTACTGAGAGTTCTTCTCCTTGCGCTCTCGATGACCGCACTCCTTGCCATCCGGCCGTTCATCGACGCCCTCCAGGGCGAAGGGATAGTATTCTGGCTGGTGCTTGCGCTGGTTATCGGGGTCTTCACCGGCGTCACGGGAAATGGTATCTACGGAGAAGGGAAGGTCGGCGTGAACCAGAGCGGAGGCCTCCTGAACAGTCTGGTAAAAATTCTTCTCCAGGTGGTCGCCGTCTTCTTCGGGTATGGTGTCGCCGGACTTGTCGGCGGGTTCGTCGCCGGTCTTTTCGTTGGTGGCCTTTTCAACCTCAGGTTCCTCTCTCTCAGACCGGCATGGTTCACAAGGCGCCACCTCAGAAACCTCAGCACCTTCTCATTCTGGATCTTCCTCGCGTCGAGCGGCGTGATCATCTTCTCGTACGCCGACACGATCCTGGTCGGCTACTTCATGACCGATGCCGACGTCAGTGTCTACCAGATCGCCTTCCAGTTCACCGCCGCCGCGGCCTTCACCACCACGGCGCTCCGCACGACCCTCTACCCGAAGATCAGCCGCTGGCACGCCGACCGGCACCCGGCCTGGATCGCCAATTCCCTCTCCCGCGCCTTCACCTACTCCCTCCTCCTCGCGGTCCCGGTCGCGGTCGGCGGCTGGGTCCTCGGCGACCGCCTCCTCTACTTCTTCTATGGCGCGGGTTTTGCCGAGGGGGCAGCGGTGCTCAGTATCCTCCTCCTCGTGCAGGTGGTCAATGTCTTCATGTACCTCCAGACGATGACGCTCAGTGCCATCGACCGACCCAGGGAGTCATTCTATGCCACCGGGACGGCGGCGGTCGTGAACGTCGTCCTCGACCTCGCCCTCATCCCCATCCTCGGGATCGAGGGAGCGGCGGTCGCCACCCTCGTGACGATGGTCGTCAACGCCACCATCGCTCGTCACTATCTTTCAAAACAGATCACGGTGCGTCTCGAACGCGGCCCGGTCCTCCACATACTCCTCGCCGCGGGAGCGATGGCCCTCGTGCTCATCCTGTACCGGACTGTCATTCCCCTCACAAACGTCTTCATCGCTCTCGCCGCCATCGCCCTCGGCGGGGTTGTGTATGGACTTGTGCTCATGAAGGCCGATCGTAGCATCCACGACGAACTCCGCGACCTCGTCGTGCAACTCGGGGTACCCTTGCCGCGGTGGCTGTGA
- a CDS encoding pyruvate kinase alpha/beta domain-containing protein: MGYSTRNTYYFDAPGAANTEDAARFAVERAREEGIGTVVVASCTGKTALAFLQAMKGTDLRLVVVTHAVGFSAPGVWEFDQAAAETLRAAGAAIVTGTHVLSGLERAISRSPKLGGASRTEAIAESLRRTVAVGLKVAVECCLIAADQGAVRVDEEVVAVGGTATGADTVCVIRPAHTAAFFDLQVREIVAMPRNR; this comes from the coding sequence ATGGGATACAGCACGAGGAATACCTATTATTTCGACGCACCGGGCGCGGCGAACACGGAGGACGCCGCCCGCTTCGCGGTTGAGCGCGCACGCGAGGAGGGGATCGGCACCGTCGTCGTGGCGAGTTGCACCGGAAAGACGGCCCTCGCCTTCCTCCAGGCGATGAAGGGGACCGACCTTCGCCTGGTGGTGGTGACCCACGCCGTCGGCTTCTCCGCACCGGGCGTCTGGGAGTTCGACCAGGCGGCCGCGGAGACCCTCAGGGCGGCAGGGGCCGCGATCGTCACCGGGACGCACGTCCTCTCCGGTCTTGAGCGCGCGATCTCGCGGTCGCCGAAGCTCGGGGGCGCGTCGCGGACCGAGGCGATCGCCGAGTCCCTCCGCCGGACCGTCGCCGTCGGCCTGAAAGTGGCCGTCGAGTGCTGCCTCATCGCCGCGGACCAGGGCGCGGTCAGGGTGGACGAGGAGGTTGTGGCAGTCGGCGGGACGGCGACGGGCGCGGACACGGTCTGCGTGATCAGGCCGGCCCACACCGCGGCCTTCTTCGACCTCCAGGTGCGCGAGATCGTCGCCATGCCCAGGAACCGGTGA
- a CDS encoding redox-regulated ATPase YchF, with protein MITLALAGKPNCGKSTFFKATTMAQVEIANYPFTTIDANHGVAYVRTTCPCKTLGIEGCTQCHDGVRFVPVAFVDVAGLVPDAHKGRGLGNQFLDNLREADAILHVVDASGATDAEGNPVEPGSHDPRGDVTFLKFEMTMWVHGILAKHWARLQRQAQQKTFDAYEGVAGVLAGLGITYEEVKEVAAELDLDLRRASEEDLVPLCERLLEMTKPVIFVANKMDMAPDALIDEMKEMGGIPTSAAAELALRMAADGGFITYLPGDTSFAIKPDAKLSAPQRAALEKLQGLVEKYEGTGVQQALNRAVFDLLDQIVVYPVEDEHRFTDKQGRVLPDAFLMKKGSTPKDLAFRVHTEIGEGFLYAVDARTGMRIKESTELKDGDIIKIVSTRK; from the coding sequence ATGATTACGCTAGCATTGGCCGGAAAACCAAACTGCGGCAAATCCACATTTTTTAAGGCCACAACCATGGCGCAGGTCGAGATCGCCAACTATCCCTTCACCACCATCGACGCAAACCACGGCGTCGCCTATGTGCGCACCACCTGCCCGTGCAAGACGCTCGGCATCGAGGGCTGCACCCAGTGCCACGACGGCGTGCGCTTCGTGCCTGTCGCCTTCGTCGACGTCGCCGGGCTCGTCCCCGACGCCCACAAGGGCAGGGGCCTTGGCAACCAGTTCCTGGACAACCTCAGGGAGGCCGACGCCATCCTCCATGTGGTGGACGCGAGCGGCGCCACCGACGCCGAGGGCAACCCTGTCGAGCCCGGCAGCCACGATCCACGGGGTGACGTCACCTTCCTGAAGTTCGAGATGACGATGTGGGTCCACGGCATCCTGGCCAAACACTGGGCCCGCCTCCAGAGGCAGGCGCAGCAGAAGACCTTCGACGCCTACGAGGGGGTCGCCGGCGTGCTCGCGGGCCTCGGCATCACCTACGAGGAGGTCAAGGAGGTCGCCGCCGAACTCGACCTCGACCTGCGCCGGGCGAGCGAGGAGGACCTCGTCCCTCTCTGCGAGCGCCTGCTTGAGATGACCAAGCCTGTCATCTTTGTCGCGAACAAGATGGACATGGCCCCGGACGCGCTCATCGACGAGATGAAGGAGATGGGCGGCATCCCGACGAGCGCGGCGGCCGAACTCGCCCTGCGGATGGCGGCAGATGGCGGCTTCATCACCTATCTGCCCGGCGACACCTCCTTCGCCATCAAGCCCGACGCGAAGCTCAGCGCCCCGCAGAGGGCGGCCCTCGAAAAGCTGCAGGGACTCGTGGAGAAGTACGAAGGCACCGGCGTCCAGCAAGCACTCAACAGGGCGGTCTTCGACCTCCTCGACCAGATCGTCGTCTACCCGGTGGAGGACGAGCACCGCTTCACCGACAAGCAGGGCCGCGTCCTCCCCGACGCCTTCCTGATGAAGAAGGGCTCGACCCCGAAGGACCTCGCCTTCCGCGTCCACACCGAGATCGGCGAGGGCTTCCTGTATGCCGTCGACGCACGGACGGGCATGCGGATCAAGGAGAGCACCGAACTGAAGGACGGCGACATCATCAAGATCGTGAGCACCAGGAAGTGA
- a CDS encoding DUF92 domain-containing protein — MHQETGPALAAVLAVLGILVAPHIQPAWLLSLIVVLVSGVLLLIRGTKFVAVSIIVTAVLYGLGLLSLAVFAATLAIVVPGEYAFRVTGGGPRSYIPYFLTGCAGGLLAMYYVGVFSPLTVLIGVLVAVLLRAALTGREDALMIEALGVAMAQQLFYEIGYIVDLWVLAVAALIGLTFGYFAYRLKTADLSGLFSGAIIGLLLIVFADVRWFFIMLVFFILGSAATKFRYREKDALGVAQSHGGVRGYFNVFANGLVATAGAVLFGITGHEAFIALFLGSVASAAADTVASEIGVMGGDPYLITTLERVPPGTNGGVTVLGEVVATGAAVVVSLAALLLGVASLPIAAVGIVAGFIGTNVDSVVGATLENRGVFGNAGTNLAATLAGGVAAFLLALMVV, encoded by the coding sequence ATGCATCAGGAGACTGGGCCTGCTCTCGCTGCGGTCCTTGCCGTACTCGGAATTCTGGTAGCCCCGCATATCCAGCCCGCGTGGCTCCTCTCTCTGATCGTCGTCCTGGTTTCCGGGGTGCTCCTCCTGATCCGCGGGACGAAGTTTGTCGCCGTCTCGATCATCGTCACCGCGGTGCTCTATGGCCTCGGCCTCCTTTCCCTTGCGGTCTTTGCCGCGACGCTGGCGATCGTCGTCCCCGGCGAGTACGCCTTCCGGGTCACCGGGGGAGGGCCGCGCTCCTATATCCCGTATTTCCTGACCGGGTGCGCGGGAGGTCTCCTGGCCATGTATTATGTGGGGGTCTTCTCCCCGCTGACCGTTCTCATCGGCGTCCTTGTCGCCGTGCTCCTCCGCGCCGCCCTCACCGGCAGGGAGGACGCCCTGATGATCGAGGCCCTGGGTGTGGCGATGGCGCAGCAACTCTTCTACGAGATCGGCTATATCGTGGACCTGTGGGTGCTCGCGGTGGCGGCGCTCATCGGCCTGACCTTCGGGTACTTCGCCTACCGCCTGAAGACCGCCGACCTTTCCGGCCTCTTTTCAGGTGCGATCATCGGCCTCCTCCTCATCGTCTTTGCCGACGTCCGCTGGTTCTTCATCATGCTCGTCTTCTTCATCCTGGGCTCAGCGGCGACGAAGTTCAGGTACCGCGAGAAGGACGCCCTGGGCGTGGCGCAGTCCCATGGCGGGGTGCGCGGTTACTTCAATGTCTTTGCGAACGGTCTCGTCGCCACGGCCGGGGCGGTGCTCTTCGGTATCACCGGGCACGAGGCCTTCATCGCCCTCTTCCTGGGGAGCGTCGCCTCCGCGGCGGCTGACACCGTCGCCTCGGAGATCGGGGTGATGGGCGGCGACCCGTACCTGATCACCACCCTCGAACGTGTCCCGCCGGGCACGAACGGCGGAGTGACCGTCCTCGGCGAGGTCGTGGCCACCGGTGCGGCTGTCGTCGTCTCCCTCGCCGCCCTCCTCCTCGGCGTCGCCTCCCTCCCCATCGCCGCCGTCGGGATCGTCGCCGGTTTCATCGGCACGAACGTGGACAGCGTCGTCGGGGCGACCCTGGAGAACAGAGGGGTCTTCGGGAATGCGGGCACGAACCTCGCCGCCACCCTGGCAGGCGGCGTGGCGGCATTTTTGCTCGCGTTGATGGTGGTCTAG
- a CDS encoding valine--tRNA ligase: MSSSHTIPKTYDFREVEERWQRTWRDEDNYFDRTSTKPRFIIDTPPPYPTGNFHIGNALNWCYIDFIARYKRMRGYNVMFPQGWDCHGLPTEVKVEEIHGITKNDVSREEFRRMCRDLTISNIEKMRATLRRCGFSTDWSNEYITMLPKYFGKTQLSFLRMLKAGYIYQSEHPVNFCTRCETAIAFAEVSYEERETKLNYFDFDGLEIATTRPELLAACVAVAVHPDDERYTALAGKHLTVPLFGHDVPVIRDEAVDPSFGSGAVMICTFGDKQDVHWWKQYDLPLRKAIDRKGRMTAICGPYEGMNTKECREAVLAEMEKQGILKKQETIEQRVGTCWRCKTPIEILSERQWFIRIKPEEIMKAAQEVTWYPGHMFTRLENWVESMDWDWCISRQRIFATPIPVWSCAKCGEIVLPDEADLPIDPTVDRPKHPCPKCGSEEFVGEHDVLDTWMDSSISVLNVTGWDGSGTPALFPAQIRPQGHDIIRTWAFYTILRAVALTGQRPWDQILVNGMVLGEDGFKMSKSRNNIIPPEDILKEYGADAFRQWGAMGGATGQDIMFNWNDVVAASRFQTKMWNIVRFVLTQLEREGVPDDTPVTELLDRWLLAKLTETVAEVTDALETCQFDQGLKAIRDFTKNILADDYIELVKGRLYSDAPERASACRALAITMDALCRMLAPYTPHFAEECWAQFREGSVLKQPWVDLAFADAEAEGLGDHVVALTAELRRYKHDLGLALNAPFGRMNIYAPESIDDCGDVARALNATVAWKTGEPKLEKAVAGVEFNKAVIGPALRKQAKAFMAAVEALPPEQIVTPPATVVIDGEEVAVPENAFTPTFTYQVEGEAVDVLTLGEVTVTLRRD; encoded by the coding sequence ATGTCATCCTCGCATACGATCCCAAAGACCTATGATTTCCGGGAAGTGGAGGAACGGTGGCAGCGCACCTGGCGCGACGAGGACAACTACTTTGACCGCACCTCGACAAAGCCGCGGTTCATCATCGACACGCCCCCACCCTACCCGACAGGCAACTTCCACATAGGAAACGCCCTCAACTGGTGCTATATCGACTTCATTGCACGGTACAAGCGTATGCGGGGCTACAACGTCATGTTCCCGCAGGGCTGGGACTGCCACGGCCTGCCCACCGAGGTCAAGGTCGAGGAGATCCACGGCATCACCAAAAACGACGTCTCCAGGGAGGAGTTCCGCCGGATGTGCCGGGACCTCACCATCAGCAACATCGAGAAGATGCGCGCCACCCTGCGGCGCTGCGGGTTCTCGACCGACTGGAGCAACGAGTACATCACGATGCTCCCGAAATATTTCGGGAAGACGCAGCTCTCCTTCCTGCGGATGCTGAAGGCGGGCTACATCTACCAGAGCGAGCACCCGGTAAACTTCTGCACGCGGTGCGAGACGGCGATCGCCTTTGCCGAGGTCTCATACGAAGAGCGTGAGACAAAACTCAACTACTTCGACTTCGACGGCCTGGAGATCGCAACGACCAGGCCCGAACTCCTTGCGGCCTGCGTCGCCGTCGCCGTCCACCCCGACGACGAGCGCTACACGGCCCTCGCAGGAAAGCACCTGACGGTCCCCCTCTTCGGCCACGACGTGCCGGTGATCAGGGACGAGGCCGTCGACCCGTCCTTCGGCTCGGGCGCGGTGATGATCTGTACCTTCGGCGACAAGCAGGATGTCCACTGGTGGAAGCAGTACGACCTCCCCCTGAGGAAGGCCATCGACCGGAAGGGCCGCATGACCGCGATCTGCGGCCCGTACGAGGGCATGAACACGAAGGAGTGCCGCGAGGCAGTCCTCGCCGAAATGGAGAAGCAGGGTATCCTCAAAAAGCAGGAGACGATCGAGCAGAGGGTCGGCACCTGCTGGAGGTGCAAGACCCCGATCGAGATCCTCTCGGAGAGGCAGTGGTTCATCAGGATCAAGCCCGAGGAGATCATGAAGGCCGCACAAGAGGTGACATGGTACCCCGGGCACATGTTCACCCGCCTGGAGAACTGGGTCGAGTCGATGGACTGGGACTGGTGCATCTCCAGGCAGCGGATCTTCGCCACCCCGATCCCGGTCTGGTCCTGCGCGAAGTGCGGCGAGATCGTTCTCCCCGACGAGGCTGACCTGCCCATCGACCCGACGGTGGACAGGCCGAAGCACCCCTGCCCGAAGTGCGGGTCGGAGGAGTTCGTCGGCGAGCACGACGTCCTGGACACCTGGATGGACTCCTCGATCTCGGTACTGAATGTCACCGGCTGGGACGGGAGCGGCACGCCCGCACTCTTCCCGGCGCAGATCCGCCCGCAGGGCCACGACATCATCAGGACCTGGGCCTTCTACACGATCCTGAGGGCGGTCGCCCTCACCGGCCAGAGGCCCTGGGACCAGATCCTGGTGAACGGCATGGTCCTCGGCGAAGACGGTTTCAAGATGTCCAAGAGCCGGAACAACATCATCCCGCCCGAGGACATCCTCAAGGAGTACGGCGCCGACGCTTTCCGCCAGTGGGGCGCGATGGGCGGGGCCACCGGCCAGGACATCATGTTCAACTGGAACGATGTCGTCGCCGCGTCCCGTTTCCAGACGAAGATGTGGAATATCGTCCGCTTCGTGCTCACCCAGCTCGAACGCGAGGGCGTCCCCGACGACACACCGGTGACAGAACTCCTGGACCGCTGGCTCCTGGCAAAACTGACGGAGACGGTTGCCGAGGTGACTGACGCCCTGGAGACCTGCCAGTTCGACCAGGGCCTCAAGGCGATCCGGGACTTCACGAAGAACATCCTGGCAGACGACTATATCGAACTCGTGAAAGGGCGGCTCTACTCCGACGCCCCCGAGCGTGCGAGCGCCTGCCGCGCCCTTGCGATCACGATGGACGCCCTCTGCAGGATGCTCGCCCCCTACACCCCGCACTTCGCCGAGGAGTGCTGGGCCCAGTTCAGGGAGGGCTCTGTCCTGAAACAGCCGTGGGTCGACCTCGCTTTCGCGGACGCGGAGGCAGAGGGGCTCGGCGACCACGTGGTCGCGCTGACGGCCGAACTCAGGCGGTACAAGCACGACCTGGGCCTTGCCCTGAACGCCCCCTTCGGCAGGATGAATATCTATGCCCCGGAGTCCATCGACGACTGCGGCGACGTGGCGCGCGCCCTGAATGCGACGGTCGCCTGGAAGACGGGCGAGCCGAAGCTGGAGAAGGCGGTGGCCGGCGTCGAGTTCAACAAGGCAGTGATCGGCCCGGCCCTCCGCAAGCAGGCGAAGGCCTTCATGGCTGCGGTCGAGGCCCTGCCGCCGGAACAGATCGTCACCCCCCCGGCGACCGTCGTCATCGACGGCGAGGAGGTGGCTGTCCCTGAGAACGCCTTCACCCCGACCTTCACCTACCAGGTGGAGGGCGAGGCCGTGGACGTCCTCACTCTCGGCGAGGTCACCGTCACGCTGCGGCGTGACTGA
- a CDS encoding transposase produces MAFSEIDDDLWLIISDYLPPQKPRTGRPRSDLRLLMNGILFVLTTGCTWSDVPEKYGTKSTVHRFHQYLCENRGYQGLFFDLLRRGYDLKIVDLSHCSIDTKSIPAKKGVSSDLMARSSQN; encoded by the coding sequence GTGGCATTCAGCGAGATCGATGATGACCTCTGGTTAATCATCAGCGATTACCTCCCTCCTCAGAAACCTCGCACAGGACGACCGCGTTCTGATCTTCGTCTTTTAATGAATGGAATTCTCTTTGTTCTTACTACAGGATGTACATGGAGCGATGTACCCGAAAAATATGGAACAAAATCGACGGTACATCGATTTCATCAATATCTATGCGAGAACAGAGGATATCAGGGTCTATTTTTTGATCTTCTTCGGCGAGGATACGATCTCAAAATCGTTGATCTTTCGCACTGTTCGATAGATACGAAGTCTATTCCCGCAAAAAAAGGGGTATCATCGGATTTGATGGCGAGGTCATCCCAAAACTGA
- a CDS encoding type II toxin-antitoxin system HicB family antitoxin → MLVKFDIYHDGEFWCARGMGVDIFTQGKTLDELMNTIKEAVELHFEENIDAGEQITIISLTELQVGPIAKISGC, encoded by the coding sequence ATGCTGGTAAAATTCGATATCTACCATGATGGTGAGTTCTGGTGTGCCCGCGGCATGGGAGTGGACATCTTCACGCAGGGTAAAACGCTTGACGAACTCATGAATACTATCAAAGAGGCCGTCGAACTGCACTTCGAAGAGAATATCGATGCCGGAGAGCAGATCACGATAATATCCCTGACTGAACTTCAGGTTGGTCCAATTGCCAAAATCTCCGGTTGTTAG
- a CDS encoding type II toxin-antitoxin system HicA family toxin: MKALGSLGYTILRQRGSHVQLSKNTPAGEHRITIPLHDEIAKGTLN, from the coding sequence GTGAAAGCACTCGGCTCGCTTGGTTATACCATCCTGCGACAGCGTGGCAGCCATGTTCAGTTGAGCAAGAACACACCTGCCGGAGAACACCGGATCACGATCCCCCTCCATGACGAGATCGCAAAAGGTACACTGAACTGA
- a CDS encoding metallophosphoesterase family protein, which translates to MAEINSVAVLVFSDVHADAEALSRVLALREEPAFTRLFGRVDTVVNLGDLLGRGYAPVETLRLVERLAGDVTLVSLLGNHDHACIHGISVSGSDARSEAAHRRLNGSPHLDALSRLPVEAVLDATLFVHGGPLRLGDVLTEQPFWQRLSRVPGPSYAGYHYTPQMAFAELERRGLSHLCCGHQHVPLCCQKKDGRIVSVPLKPETLSGLPVAGARIDLSVPTITRLGACTGENPEFAVTDFLRFWYLRLE; encoded by the coding sequence GTGGCGGAGATCAATAGTGTGGCGGTCCTTGTCTTTTCCGATGTCCATGCCGACGCGGAGGCCCTCTCCCGCGTCCTCGCCCTGCGGGAGGAACCGGCATTCACGCGGCTCTTCGGCCGGGTCGACACCGTCGTGAACCTCGGCGACCTCCTCGGCCGCGGCTACGCCCCGGTCGAGACCCTGCGCCTGGTGGAGCGCCTCGCCGGGGACGTCACCCTCGTCTCCCTCCTCGGCAACCACGACCATGCCTGTATCCACGGCATATCGGTGAGCGGCAGCGACGCGAGGAGCGAGGCGGCCCACCGCCGCCTGAACGGGTCTCCCCACCTCGACGCCCTCTCCCGCCTCCCTGTCGAGGCAGTGCTCGACGCCACCCTCTTCGTCCACGGCGGCCCCCTCCGCCTCGGTGACGTCCTCACCGAGCAGCCCTTCTGGCAGCGCCTCTCCCGCGTGCCAGGCCCGAGTTATGCGGGCTACCACTACACGCCGCAGATGGCCTTCGCCGAACTGGAACGCCGGGGCCTCTCCCACCTCTGCTGCGGCCACCAGCACGTCCCCCTCTGCTGCCAGAAGAAGGACGGCCGTATCGTCTCCGTCCCCCTGAAGCCCGAAACCCTCTCCGGCCTGCCTGTCGCGGGGGCCCGTATCGACCTCTCCGTGCCGACCATCACGCGGCTCGGTGCCTGCACCGGAGAGAACCCGGAGTTTGCCGTCACCGACTTTCTCCGCTTCTGGTATCTCAGGCTAGAGTGA